The following proteins come from a genomic window of Leptospira dzoumogneensis:
- a CDS encoding ABC transporter ATP-binding protein has translation MKIFFRLMSYSVRYKYRFSLGIAFALLTAVLNAVSLTSIIPLFDTMAADPNTRFQFEFTEAEQEIIAKEESNLEIRLNPVERAKKVLIDVKRWSNGRTKYMEPKEVVWAVCLLILPLYGLKLITYLASVYCLATAGYWAVRDIRQELFEKNQMLPLTFFFKEKTGLLMSRIINDVEVVAAVISSNFRDATINFFYVITHLLVLLYLNTELLLIACGTVPLIILPVTLFTKKITRSTERFQEKLADLNANLQEMISGIKVIRVFNTEKYEKEKFQKINQNVYRRNFKGQYYLQIAPSLVELTSSLVALGFFALGARYILAGNVGSPFTVGQFMVFLLTLLFLLRPLTQLSQMVGKISQAIIAGRRIFEIIDLETEDHSEDEKVKVERVTDSIQFKGINFAYPGTNAEVLKDINLNVKVGETIAIVGASGCGKSTLMDLIPRFFDPSVGSIEFDGQNIKDLSLSDLRGKIGIVTQDIFLFHGKVADNIAYGKPGASRKDVIRAARLAHAHDFIKQMDNGYDSILGVRGLNLSGGQRQRLVIARALLRDPEIMILDEATSALDAESERLVSDAFRRLFANRTTFVIAHRLSTIKDIPRILVMDNGRIVEEGNHSSLMEQNGLYRKLTDNQYAGAGMLP, from the coding sequence ATGAAAATTTTTTTCCGCTTAATGAGCTATTCAGTACGTTATAAGTACAGATTTTCATTAGGTATTGCGTTCGCTCTTCTTACTGCCGTCTTAAATGCAGTCTCATTAACTTCTATCATTCCTTTATTCGATACTATGGCTGCGGATCCGAACACCCGCTTCCAATTCGAATTTACGGAAGCGGAGCAGGAGATCATCGCTAAAGAAGAATCCAATTTAGAGATCCGTTTAAATCCGGTAGAAAGAGCTAAAAAAGTCCTTATCGACGTTAAAAGATGGTCTAACGGACGCACTAAGTATATGGAACCTAAGGAAGTGGTCTGGGCGGTTTGTCTTTTGATCCTTCCTTTATACGGACTCAAACTGATCACATATCTTGCCTCGGTATATTGTCTTGCGACTGCGGGCTATTGGGCCGTGCGGGATATACGACAGGAATTATTCGAGAAGAACCAAATGCTCCCTCTCACTTTTTTCTTTAAGGAAAAAACGGGACTTTTGATGAGTAGGATCATCAACGATGTAGAAGTCGTGGCAGCGGTTATCTCTTCCAATTTTAGAGATGCTACTATCAATTTTTTCTATGTGATCACTCACCTTCTAGTATTACTTTATTTGAATACGGAACTTCTTCTTATCGCTTGCGGGACCGTACCTTTGATCATTCTGCCGGTAACATTATTCACTAAAAAGATCACAAGGTCCACGGAAAGATTCCAAGAGAAACTGGCGGATCTAAACGCGAATTTACAAGAAATGATCTCCGGAATTAAAGTGATCCGTGTTTTTAATACGGAGAAGTATGAGAAGGAAAAATTCCAGAAGATCAATCAGAACGTTTATCGCAGGAATTTTAAAGGACAGTATTATCTGCAGATCGCCCCGAGCTTAGTGGAATTGACTTCTTCTTTAGTTGCTCTTGGATTTTTTGCATTAGGCGCAAGGTATATTCTCGCAGGAAACGTCGGCTCACCATTCACAGTGGGACAGTTCATGGTATTCCTTCTGACATTACTTTTCCTTCTACGCCCGTTAACACAGCTATCACAAATGGTGGGAAAAATTTCCCAGGCAATCATCGCAGGAAGAAGGATCTTTGAGATCATAGATCTGGAAACGGAAGATCACAGTGAAGATGAAAAAGTAAAAGTAGAAAGAGTCACAGACTCCATCCAGTTCAAAGGGATCAACTTCGCTTATCCTGGAACAAATGCAGAAGTTCTCAAAGACATTAACTTGAACGTCAAAGTGGGAGAAACGATCGCAATCGTAGGCGCAAGCGGCTGCGGTAAGTCCACATTGATGGACTTAATTCCTAGATTCTTCGATCCTAGCGTCGGATCAATCGAGTTTGACGGACAGAACATCAAAGATCTTTCTCTTTCGGATCTCCGTGGAAAGATAGGTATCGTAACACAGGATATTTTTCTATTTCATGGAAAAGTGGCGGATAATATAGCCTACGGAAAACCGGGAGCTTCTCGTAAAGATGTGATACGAGCTGCAAGACTTGCTCACGCTCACGACTTTATCAAACAAATGGACAATGGATACGATAGTATCTTGGGAGTGAGAGGTTTAAATCTTTCAGGCGGACAAAGACAAAGACTTGTGATCGCAAGAGCCTTATTAAGAGATCCTGAAATTATGATCCTGGACGAAGCAACTTCTGCATTAGACGCTGAGTCAGAAAGATTGGTAAGCGATGCATTCCGCAGATTATTCGCAAACCGTACCACATTCGTGATCGCACATAGACTTTCCACGATCAAAGATATTCCACGCATACTCGTTATGGACAACGGAAGAATTGTAGAAGAAGGAAATCATTCTTCTCTAATGGAACAAAACGGTCTTTATCGAAAACTTACAGATAACCAATACGCCGGAGCGGGGATGTTACCTTGA
- the cutA gene encoding divalent-cation tolerance protein CutA yields MSYRTFYVTTKNETEALEIAETLVNEKLVACANLIPGMKSIYRWHGRLEHNQETVLLLKTKDSEAEKVVARISELHSYTVPCIVSWEIKEANQKYLRWIDSEIGK; encoded by the coding sequence ATGAGCTATCGAACTTTTTACGTCACCACGAAGAACGAAACCGAGGCTTTAGAGATCGCGGAAACTTTAGTAAACGAAAAACTGGTAGCCTGCGCAAATTTGATCCCTGGAATGAAATCCATTTATAGATGGCATGGAAGATTGGAGCATAATCAGGAAACGGTTCTTTTGTTAAAAACCAAAGATTCTGAGGCGGAAAAAGTCGTAGCAAGAATTTCGGAGCTACATAGTTACACGGTCCCATGTATTGTTTCCTGGGAAATCAAAGAGGCGAATCAAAAGTATTTACGTTGGATAGATTCGGAAATCGGAAAATAA
- the trpE gene encoding anthranilate synthase component I, whose translation METPVSLFAKWGGTEAKHSFLLESVEGGENVGRNSFLGKDPYRLLYGKNGLFYVSKRKEPETEIITYDPLFLLEYSMGDDKYVPDHRLPSFQGGAVGFLSFGAVRYYENIPDTKPEDEPAPDAYFALYDEVLVVDHVDRLLRIVVNARLSEYEDPKACYEATLERIDAIEKEIREGELPNWVAHPVESKEKLEYTPNIPDEDYKKAVQKAKEYIYAGDIFQVVPSRKLEFRPGVPPFQVYRGLRTVNPSPYMYFLKLDDISLVGSSPEIMVKCKDRKTYLRPIAGTRPRGANPEADRLLEENLLADPKEIAEHIMLVDLGRNDLGRVCEAGSVRVEDFKIIEKYSHVMHIVSQCSGILEEGKSVYDLLRATLPAGTVSGAPKIRAMEIIDELERTRRGIYSGALGYISYQGDTDMAIVIRTISFYGEKAFVQAGGGVVYDSSPEGELEETKNKMAALLRAVDFARNGLKGEWNR comes from the coding sequence TTGGAAACCCCGGTGTCTCTTTTTGCAAAATGGGGAGGCACCGAGGCCAAACATTCTTTTCTTCTAGAATCGGTAGAAGGCGGAGAGAATGTAGGCAGGAATTCCTTCTTAGGAAAAGATCCGTACAGATTGCTCTATGGAAAGAACGGTCTATTCTACGTTTCCAAAAGAAAAGAACCCGAAACAGAGATCATCACTTATGATCCGTTATTCCTATTGGAATATTCTATGGGAGACGATAAATACGTTCCGGATCATAGACTTCCTTCTTTCCAAGGTGGCGCAGTAGGTTTTCTTTCCTTTGGTGCTGTTCGTTATTATGAAAATATTCCGGATACTAAACCGGAAGATGAACCTGCTCCGGACGCATACTTTGCTTTATATGATGAAGTCCTGGTAGTAGACCATGTGGATCGACTTTTAAGGATCGTTGTAAATGCACGACTTTCAGAATACGAAGATCCTAAAGCTTGTTACGAAGCTACATTAGAAAGAATTGATGCGATTGAAAAAGAGATTCGAGAAGGAGAACTTCCTAACTGGGTAGCACATCCGGTAGAATCTAAAGAGAAGTTAGAATACACTCCTAATATTCCCGACGAAGATTATAAAAAAGCGGTCCAGAAGGCGAAGGAATATATTTACGCGGGAGATATTTTCCAAGTAGTTCCTTCTAGAAAGTTGGAATTCCGACCAGGTGTCCCTCCTTTCCAAGTGTATCGAGGATTAAGAACCGTAAATCCAAGTCCTTATATGTATTTCCTAAAGTTGGACGATATTTCCTTAGTGGGATCTTCTCCCGAGATCATGGTAAAATGTAAGGATAGAAAAACGTACCTTAGACCGATCGCTGGAACAAGACCAAGAGGAGCTAATCCGGAAGCGGACAGACTTTTGGAAGAAAATCTTTTGGCGGATCCTAAAGAGATCGCTGAACATATCATGCTCGTGGACCTGGGAAGAAATGACTTAGGTAGGGTTTGCGAAGCGGGAAGTGTCCGTGTAGAAGATTTCAAAATTATAGAAAAATATTCCCACGTTATGCATATCGTGAGCCAATGTTCCGGCATTTTAGAAGAAGGTAAATCTGTTTATGACCTTCTCCGCGCTACTCTTCCCGCAGGAACGGTATCAGGCGCACCTAAGATCAGAGCTATGGAGATCATAGACGAGTTAGAAAGGACCCGAAGAGGTATTTATTCCGGAGCCTTAGGTTATATTTCCTACCAAGGAGATACCGATATGGCTATCGTGATCCGTACCATTTCCTTTTATGGAGAGAAGGCATTCGTCCAAGCAGGCGGTGGAGTGGTTTATGATTCCTCTCCCGAAGGCGAATTGGAAGAGACCAAAAATAAAATGGCCGCTTTACTTAGAGCAGTAGACTTCGCAAGGAACGGATTGAAAGGAGAATGGAATAGATGA
- a CDS encoding patatin-like phospholipase family protein, with protein sequence MASKKSPNLIFKKSYDALALNSAFFGFYAHSGFSLGLKEIGFKPAAIAGSSSGALIGSLVSAGIPPEEITRFILTLQKSDFWDGNFFSQFLKPFKKGLKNYSGILSGKKIRTLLEPYLGGKDISEMPIKMGIAVSNLTKGIRELKTEGNIVDMIMASMTFPILFEIPNLKGEEFLDGGVADAEPIKEFILDPSIKRIVIHDIENRKPVSDKILMRAFDSCVSVIASETRDLKELLAKKYGKKIIRVVTNTPYLHPNKMENGRLALELGRRSAHFMKSQILGT encoded by the coding sequence ATGGCTTCCAAAAAATCGCCGAATCTTATCTTTAAAAAATCGTATGACGCATTAGCGCTGAACTCGGCGTTTTTCGGCTTCTATGCTCACTCAGGTTTTTCTCTAGGACTAAAAGAGATCGGTTTCAAACCGGCTGCGATCGCGGGTTCTAGTTCAGGAGCTTTGATCGGTTCCTTAGTCTCTGCAGGAATTCCCCCCGAAGAGATCACAAGGTTTATTCTTACTTTGCAAAAAAGCGATTTTTGGGACGGGAACTTTTTCAGTCAGTTCTTGAAACCGTTTAAAAAAGGACTTAAAAATTATTCAGGCATTCTTTCCGGAAAAAAGATCAGGACCTTATTAGAACCTTATTTAGGAGGTAAGGATATTTCAGAGATGCCTATTAAAATGGGGATCGCAGTTTCTAATCTTACAAAAGGTATCAGAGAATTAAAGACCGAAGGGAATATCGTAGATATGATCATGGCCTCCATGACATTCCCCATTTTATTCGAAATTCCAAACCTAAAAGGAGAGGAATTTTTAGATGGTGGTGTTGCGGATGCGGAACCGATCAAAGAATTTATATTGGATCCAAGTATCAAAAGGATCGTGATCCACGATATTGAGAACCGCAAGCCTGTTTCTGATAAAATTCTAATGAGGGCTTTCGACTCTTGCGTAAGTGTGATCGCAAGTGAGACTAGAGATCTTAAAGAATTATTAGCTAAGAAGTATGGTAAAAAAATTATCAGAGTAGTGACCAATACTCCTTATCTTCATCCGAACAAAATGGAAAACGGAAGATTAGCTTTGGAGTTGGGTAGAAGGTCCGCTCATTTTATGAAATCCCAAATATTAGGGACCTAA
- a CDS encoding CocE/NonD family hydrolase has product MMIVGGSFYSCKSDSSQNAEAAALLASLDPSLAQASGNKGVSELEDSSGQIQNAFAQESDGSFTFDNTIKVTANDGVVLEASLFTPSTPSATGKYPTVIFVNSWALNKYEYLVPAAKLAKKGYIVLSYSTRGFGASGGLIDTAGPKDRADLSKIIDWLLANTQTDSANIGISGISYGAGISLAGVSTEPRIKTAVAMSGWGNLKRSLYGNDTPRLIWGLLLVASSYITGKPDPIIAQNFGKLLQHTDIDSVTTWAADRSPETFVGQLNASAGKSVLISNNFEDYLFNPNAVLDYYSKITVPKKLLMNEGIHASAEIGGILGFSGTVWDNAYDWFDYWLKGINNGIMDKPQVTFQKRFAGPRVTLPSWPSPTVSDKTFYLKPRGLFTNGEIGTSQNTTVTNTGILSGADTAASTGFPLLADILASHADIPVTTNLALVSRVNGIVYQSSNLSSTLKIRGKMFWNGRISSSLGKANVNVYFYDVDKYGTATLITHGTSTIFDAGWYETKDMSIDLNAVAYDVPAGNKIAIAIDTFDSQYAVPTVLIYGLDVKHSKTPQTTLVIQSEN; this is encoded by the coding sequence ATGATGATCGTGGGAGGATCTTTTTACTCTTGTAAAAGTGATTCTTCCCAAAATGCGGAAGCTGCAGCCCTCTTAGCTTCCTTAGATCCAAGCCTGGCTCAAGCTTCCGGAAACAAAGGTGTTTCCGAGTTAGAAGATTCAAGCGGTCAGATCCAAAACGCATTCGCGCAAGAGAGCGACGGAAGTTTCACTTTCGACAATACCATTAAGGTAACTGCAAACGACGGAGTTGTGTTAGAAGCCAGCCTTTTCACACCTTCTACCCCTTCCGCTACCGGAAAATACCCAACGGTAATTTTCGTTAATAGCTGGGCGTTGAATAAATACGAGTATCTGGTTCCTGCCGCAAAACTCGCTAAAAAGGGATATATTGTTCTCTCTTATAGCACAAGAGGTTTCGGGGCTTCCGGAGGACTCATTGATACTGCCGGTCCAAAAGACAGAGCGGATCTTAGCAAAATTATCGATTGGCTGCTTGCAAACACTCAAACCGATTCCGCAAATATCGGTATTTCAGGTATCTCTTATGGTGCCGGAATTTCTTTAGCGGGTGTGAGCACCGAACCTAGAATTAAAACTGCTGTTGCAATGAGCGGCTGGGGAAATCTCAAACGTTCTCTTTATGGCAACGATACTCCTAGATTGATCTGGGGATTATTGCTTGTCGCTTCCAGCTATATCACAGGAAAACCTGATCCGATCATCGCGCAAAATTTCGGAAAACTTTTACAGCATACGGATATCGATTCTGTGACCACATGGGCAGCGGATCGTTCTCCTGAAACTTTTGTAGGACAGTTGAATGCTTCTGCAGGTAAATCGGTTCTGATCTCGAATAACTTCGAGGACTATTTATTTAACCCGAACGCGGTTTTGGATTATTATTCTAAGATCACTGTTCCTAAAAAACTTTTAATGAACGAAGGGATCCATGCTTCCGCAGAAATCGGGGGTATCCTAGGTTTTTCCGGTACAGTTTGGGATAACGCATACGATTGGTTCGATTATTGGTTGAAAGGGATCAATAACGGGATCATGGACAAACCTCAGGTTACTTTCCAAAAACGTTTTGCAGGACCTAGAGTGACTCTTCCTTCTTGGCCTTCTCCTACCGTTTCCGATAAAACTTTTTATCTGAAACCTAGAGGTCTATTCACTAACGGAGAGATCGGTACAAGCCAAAACACTACCGTTACTAATACCGGAATTCTTTCCGGAGCGGACACTGCTGCGAGCACCGGATTTCCTTTACTTGCGGATATTCTTGCTTCTCACGCGGATATTCCTGTGACAACCAATTTAGCTTTAGTAAGCAGAGTGAACGGTATCGTTTACCAATCTTCTAACCTAAGTTCTACGTTGAAGATCAGAGGTAAAATGTTCTGGAACGGAAGGATCTCTTCCAGCTTAGGAAAGGCTAACGTGAACGTTTACTTCTACGATGTAGACAAATACGGCACTGCTACCTTGATCACTCATGGTACATCTACTATTTTCGATGCTGGATGGTACGAAACAAAAGATATGTCTATCGATCTAAATGCGGTAGCGTATGATGTTCCTGCAGGAAATAAGATCGCGATCGCTATCGATACTTTCGATTCCCAATACGCGGTGCCTACTGTGCTGATTTATGGTCTGGATGTGAAACACTCCAAAACCCCGCAAACCACTTTAGTGATCCAATCGGAGAATTAA
- a CDS encoding anthranilate synthase component II, with the protein MILLVDNYDSFTYNLYQYFSQIGNKVEVYRNDKIDLNEIKRLAPKGIILSPGPGRPEDSGVCIDILKELAGQLPILGVCLGHQAIGLVHGGKIVNAPNIMHGKVSLIEHDGKDIYKSLPSPFLATRYHSLVIQPESLPDVLEVSSKTEDGIIMGVRHKTKPHLYGVQFHPESIMTQNGLELVRNFSRIVSEA; encoded by the coding sequence ATGATCCTTCTCGTAGACAATTACGATTCTTTTACATACAATCTGTATCAGTATTTTTCACAGATCGGCAATAAGGTAGAAGTTTACCGAAACGACAAAATTGATCTGAACGAGATCAAAAGATTGGCTCCGAAAGGAATTATCTTAAGTCCTGGCCCTGGACGTCCTGAAGATTCTGGAGTTTGTATCGATATTTTAAAAGAACTGGCGGGACAATTACCGATCTTAGGTGTATGTTTAGGTCACCAAGCAATCGGTCTTGTCCATGGCGGAAAGATAGTAAACGCTCCTAATATCATGCACGGTAAAGTCAGCTTGATAGAACATGACGGTAAGGATATTTATAAGTCCTTGCCTTCTCCATTTTTAGCTACCAGATATCATTCTCTTGTGATCCAACCGGAAAGTCTTCCGGACGTGCTTGAAGTCTCCTCCAAGACGGAAGACGGGATTATCATGGGAGTACGTCATAAAACAAAACCTCATTTATATGGAGTTCAATTCCATCCCGAGTCTATCATGACACAAAACGGATTGGAACTGGTGAGAAACTTTTCTCGAATCGTTTCAGAAGCATAA
- a CDS encoding response regulator, whose translation MKPLVLVVDDNDRYANNLKTYLQENGCEVLRAIDASQGWDLYLANKQKLKAVITDITMETQTSGLWMIRKIYQDGFAGIKVIATTGFDVSGVMAVSKYFLPWFAGVQYMIPKVPLKKGEVVLLPTNGASSDFLSQLKS comes from the coding sequence TTGAAACCATTAGTTCTTGTAGTGGACGACAATGATCGTTATGCGAATAATCTAAAAACTTATCTCCAAGAAAATGGATGCGAAGTTCTTCGTGCGATAGATGCATCCCAAGGCTGGGATCTTTATCTCGCGAATAAACAAAAACTTAAAGCTGTCATCACAGATATCACGATGGAAACCCAAACATCCGGACTTTGGATGATCCGCAAAATTTACCAAGATGGATTCGCAGGGATTAAAGTGATCGCCACTACCGGATTTGATGTTTCCGGAGTAATGGCAGTAAGCAAATATTTCCTTCCTTGGTTTGCGGGCGTACAATACATGATCCCTAAGGTCCCGTTAAAAAAAGGGGAAGTAGTCCTTCTACCTACGAACGGCGCTTCTTCCGATTTTTTGTCCCAGCTAAAGTCCTAA
- a CDS encoding acyl-CoA dehydrogenase family protein codes for MDFALSDDQKALRGLARDFAKNEIRPKAEHHDKTGEYPLQILKKAWEIGLMNIHIPEKYNGAGMTELDDTIIGEELFWGCSAMATAILANNLALAPVLIGASDEVLKKWIQPMTEQFQLCAYAVTEPGAGSDVAGIRTTARKVGDEYIINGSKMWITNAGYADWFFVLTKTDAAAGHKGITGFIVSSKTPGVVIGKKELNMGQRCSDTRGITFEEVKVHKSQMIGKEGDGFKIAMGAFDHTRPGVATGAVGVAKAAMEHALEYAKTRTAFGKPIIENQAISFMIAEMARDIEAGRLLCHQAAWLIDNGYRNTYQASIAKAFCADACMRITTDAVQVLGGYGFNSEYPVEKLMRDAKIFQIYEGTSQIQRLIISRYLTEGKGIEGPNL; via the coding sequence ATGGATTTCGCTCTTTCAGACGATCAAAAAGCGCTTAGAGGTCTTGCCAGAGATTTTGCAAAAAATGAGATCCGCCCAAAAGCGGAACATCACGATAAAACGGGAGAATATCCTCTTCAGATCTTGAAAAAGGCCTGGGAAATCGGATTAATGAATATCCATATTCCGGAAAAATATAACGGAGCCGGAATGACCGAATTAGATGATACGATCATCGGTGAGGAATTATTCTGGGGTTGTTCTGCGATGGCGACCGCTATCCTTGCAAACAATTTGGCATTAGCGCCTGTGCTTATCGGAGCAAGTGACGAAGTTCTGAAAAAATGGATCCAACCTATGACGGAACAATTCCAACTATGCGCTTATGCAGTTACCGAACCTGGCGCGGGTTCAGACGTTGCAGGTATCCGCACTACTGCAAGAAAAGTTGGAGATGAATATATCATCAACGGTTCCAAGATGTGGATCACTAACGCAGGTTATGCGGATTGGTTTTTCGTTCTTACCAAAACCGATGCTGCTGCAGGTCATAAAGGTATCACTGGATTTATAGTTAGTTCCAAAACTCCTGGTGTTGTCATTGGCAAAAAAGAATTGAACATGGGACAAAGATGTTCCGACACAAGAGGGATCACTTTTGAAGAAGTGAAGGTCCATAAAAGCCAAATGATCGGTAAAGAAGGCGATGGATTTAAGATCGCAATGGGAGCATTCGATCATACTCGCCCTGGAGTTGCGACTGGAGCGGTAGGTGTTGCAAAAGCTGCTATGGAACATGCATTAGAATATGCTAAAACTAGAACCGCTTTCGGTAAACCTATCATAGAGAACCAAGCTATTTCTTTTATGATCGCCGAGATGGCAAGAGATATAGAAGCGGGAAGACTTCTTTGCCATCAAGCAGCTTGGTTGATCGATAACGGTTACAGAAATACATACCAAGCTTCCATCGCTAAAGCATTCTGCGCCGACGCTTGTATGAGAATTACGACTGACGCAGTTCAAGTGTTAGGCGGTTACGGTTTTAACTCGGAGTATCCGGTTGAAAAACTGATGAGAGACGCTAAAATTTTCCAAATTTACGAAGGAACTTCTCAGATCCAAAGATTGATCATCTCTCGTTACCTGACAGAAGGTAAAGGGATAGAAGGACCGAACCTCTGA
- a CDS encoding carbon-nitrogen hydrolase family protein — MKRYSFYGVLSLVCAYLVWAYSFLGNSPEEKALEISSYSYGKDSSKGNLIGVEPFMLPGDYSNQKRFLEKTESYFIHAKRSGWITDKTIFVFPEYYGTWLVVSGEKSSLYTSPDLQSGMIYFILRNPFSFLYHFFTSKENDKIQAAIFKIKADKMREIYGDTFSALAQKYKVSILAGSIVLPSPSVRNGKIVLGTTSLFNTSFVFGKDGSVLGEPIRKKFLTEEEKPFLDSNLKPGTVIDTPAGKMGVLVCADSWYPESYSNLKGSGADFVAVPSYINRGETPVWDQAWAGYNGEKNPSDVDPKDIGKITEGQAWKKYALETRASRSGFKNGINVFLQGKLWDLEADGRAFILRNGKPETVLVPEHNKNRIYNLWL, encoded by the coding sequence ATGAAGAGATATTCGTTTTATGGGGTTCTGTCATTAGTCTGCGCATATTTGGTATGGGCGTATTCTTTTTTAGGAAATTCACCTGAAGAGAAGGCTCTTGAGATCAGTTCTTACTCTTATGGAAAGGATTCTAGTAAGGGAAACCTAATAGGAGTAGAACCTTTTATGCTTCCAGGTGATTATTCTAATCAAAAAAGATTTTTAGAAAAGACTGAGTCTTATTTTATACATGCAAAACGATCCGGATGGATCACTGATAAGACAATTTTCGTTTTTCCGGAATATTACGGGACCTGGCTCGTTGTTTCGGGAGAAAAATCTTCTTTATATACTTCTCCAGACCTGCAATCCGGGATGATCTATTTCATTCTTCGAAATCCTTTTTCTTTTTTGTATCACTTCTTCACTTCGAAGGAGAATGATAAGATACAAGCGGCTATATTTAAGATCAAAGCGGATAAGATGAGGGAGATCTATGGGGATACCTTCTCCGCACTTGCCCAAAAATACAAAGTAAGCATATTGGCGGGATCCATCGTTTTACCTTCTCCTTCTGTTCGGAATGGAAAGATAGTTTTAGGCACTACTTCTTTATTTAATACGAGTTTTGTGTTCGGAAAAGATGGTTCTGTTTTGGGGGAACCAATTCGCAAAAAGTTTTTAACGGAAGAAGAGAAACCGTTCTTAGATTCTAATTTAAAACCGGGAACAGTCATAGATACACCTGCAGGGAAAATGGGAGTTTTGGTTTGTGCGGACTCTTGGTATCCTGAATCTTATTCGAATCTAAAAGGATCCGGTGCGGATTTTGTAGCAGTTCCTTCTTATATAAATCGAGGAGAGACTCCGGTTTGGGATCAGGCTTGGGCAGGGTATAATGGAGAAAAAAATCCTTCCGATGTGGATCCAAAAGATATCGGTAAGATCACGGAAGGGCAGGCCTGGAAAAAATATGCGTTGGAAACTCGAGCTTCTCGATCCGGATTTAAGAACGGGATCAATGTATTTTTACAGGGAAAACTCTGGGATCTGGAAGCGGACGGCCGGGCTTTTATTTTACGGAACGGAAAGCCGGAAACCGTTTTGGTCCCAGAACATAATAAAAATAGAATATATAATCTTTGGCTTTAG